The following nucleotide sequence is from Roseivirga sp. BDSF3-8.
TTTTCCCGAGCCAGACAGTCCGGTTACTACCACGAGTTTATTTCGGGGGATAGCAACACTAAGATTTCTAAGGTTATTTACTTTAGCCCCTTTAATGATGATGTATTTTTTAGGATCGAGAGCATCAAGATCCTTATAGGGGGCTGTGACGATCATTTCACTCATAAGCCTGTAAAGATACTATAGGAACGCGGGTTTTCGTAGGTTTGTTACCAGCCCTTTCATAACCTCTCCGACTGAGATTACCTCCAGAAGATTTCGGGAAAATCGGGATATAGCTAAAAAAAGATTATAATAGCCTTATGTATTGGCAATATTTTTGTTGCATTGCAAAAAAGTAAACGGCCCTGATAGGGAAATTCGTTAGTAGACTGTCATATACATAACCAATGAAAACCTTATGAAGAGGTATATTATTTTTCCCCTGAGGTAGTGATAAGCAATTAAAAATTTGTCTGCTAAACCCCGAAAACTACTTTTCAAATTGAATATTCAGCACTGTAAGAATTATTTTTTGTTGAAAAGGGTGTTGCGCGGTATATTTTATTTGTATACTTTTGATTACACTTCGAAAAATTTATTCCTTTCAAAAATAACCTTGACTCTATGAAGTAAACCTCTACCGAACTTTAAACTGTCTTCAACATGGGTAAGTATAATCTTAGCGACAGCAAGCTCTTGTCGCTTTACAAGAACGGTAGTGAGTCTGCTTTCGAACAATTGGTAAATAGGCATAAGTCAAAAATTTTTACCACCATAATATTAGTTGTCAAGGATCGTTACATAGCAGAAGATTTATTGCAGGAAACTTTCATTAAGGCTATTCGGACTATTAAATCCGGTCGCTATAATGAAGAAGGTAAATTCTTGCCGTGGATTCTGCGTATCGCTCACAATCTTGCTATCGATCATTTCAGGAAAGCCAAGCGCTATCCTACAATTGTGATGGAAGATGGCAGTTCTGTTTTCAATACGCTGGAATTCAGTGAGGTATCGGCCGAGGATAGACAGGTCCTTAAGGATACTCACGCCAAGCTGAGGCAACTGATTCATGAACTTCCCGATCCACAGAAGGAAGTGCTCATCATGCGTCATTACATGAAGATGAGCTTTCAGGAAATTGCTGATGCAACAGACGTGAGCATCAATACCGCTTTAGGCAGAATGCGCTATGCCCTGATAAATCTCAGGAAAAAAATAAAGCATACGAATATTGCCTATGACCAAAACTTTTACCCCGAATGATTTAATCCGCTTTGTATATCAGGAAACCTCGGATACCGAGAACAGAATAATAGAGCGGGAACTGCTATGTGATAGCGAGTTGCTGGACGAATACATCGAATTGAGGCTGGCAGTGCAGGGCCTTGATGAGTTCTCTATGAGCCCTTCTCAAAGTTCAATAGATGCTGTATTGTCATTTTCGAAATCCTTACCTTTGCCTTCTGTTAGTAAATAAGCATACTCAGAAGGAATGCGTAAAAAGGAAAGATTCGACGCGCTGATATCATATTTTACTGAAAGCCACCCCGAGCCCGAAACTGAGCTTCATTATGAAAACCCGTTTCAGCTCCTGGTAGCCGTGGTGCTTAGTGCACAGTGTACGGATAAGCGGGTGAATATTGTTACGCCCGCTCTTTTCCGTGACTTTCCTGCCCCCGAATATCTGGCTGTCTCATCTTTTGATGAGTTGGCCCCCTATATCAAAAGCATTTCCTACCCTAATAATAAAACCAAGCACCTGTTAGGGCTGGGTAAAATGCTGGTAGAAGATTTTAACTCTGAGGTCCCTGCCACCGTCGAAGAACTCCAGAAGTTACCAGGAGTGGGGCGTAAGACAGCAAATGTAATAGCCAGCGTTATTTATAACCTTCCCACCATGGCCGTGGATACCCATGTATTTCGGGTATCTAAGCGAATTGGCCTGGTAACACAGACGGCAAAAACGCCCTTGGAGGTTGAAAAACAACTGGTACGCCATATCCCCGAAGACCTTATTCCTAAGGCTCACCACTGGCTGATACTTCATGGCCGTTATGTATGCCTGGCCAGAAAGCCAAAGTGTGAAAAATGCGACCTTACCTCTTTTTGCCGGTTTTATGAGAAAAAAATGAAGGCGGAAAAGCTGGCTGAATCGCTCGCTAAAGATTCTGACAGGAGGTGATTTTCAATGCCGTCTTTACGGATACTTTATATACACCAGTATTTCCGAACTCCTGCACAGGGTAGCTCCAGCCGCTCGTGGTATTTTACAAGAGCCCTGGCAGATGCAGGACACAGGCCAGTAGTCATCACTGCACATAATGAGGTAGATTACAAATGTGTGAACTTTGAAGGGGTAGAGGTGCATTATCTTCCGGTATACTACGATAATGCTTTAAGCTTCCGAAAACGAACGGCTGCATTTCTTAAATTTGTTTATCGATCCATAAAATTAGCCAGGAAATTGCCTATTCCGGACCTGGCCTATGTACTCAGTACGCCTCTCACCACTGGCCTTATTGGCTTATTCCTGAAAAAAACCAGGCGCATACCCTTTATATTTGATGTAGCAGACCTGTGGCCCCGGGCCCCTATAGAAATTGGTGCTATCCGCAATGGTCATATCAGAAGGTGGCTTTACGAGCTGGAAGGGCTGATTTACCGCAATGCCGAAAGTGTTGTGGCGCTTTCCCCAGCGATAAAACAGGATATATGTAGCCGGTTTGAAGAGCTTAATGTATTGATGATACCTAATATGGCTGACCTTGATTTTTTTGGAGGGAGAGAAGTCGAGAGCCACCCGGAGGGTAGTCACCCTTTTACGATCGTTTATTTCGGGGCGGCCGGTTTAGCAAATCACCTGGAGTATATGCTGGATGCAGCAGAAGCCTGTAAGCTTATGAGTCTGCCCGTTAGCTTTTGGGTAATAGCAGAAGGAGGCAGACTTCAACATTTGAAAAACCTATGTGCCAGGCGCGACCTGCTTAGTTACGTATCGTTTTATGATTACATGGCAAAACAGGAACTCACAGAGAAAATTGCCGCTGCCGACGCTGTTTATATAAGCTTTAAAGATTTACCTGTTTTGGAAACAGGTAGCCCGAATAAGTTTTTTGATGGCCTGGCAGCAGGCAAAATGATCATAACTAACTTCCAGGGGTGGATAGGGGATCTTATAAAGTCTGAAAATATTGGATTCAGCTATCCTCCCGGTCGGCCCGAACAGTTTGCGGAATCATTAAAACCTTTCATCCATGACCGGGAAAGGGCTAATGAGTGTGGAGTCCGGGCGAGGCAGTTGGCAGCCAGGGCCTTTAGCCGTCGCGAACATACTTCCCGCTTCGTTTCACTTGTAGAAAAAACGTGTCAATCCCGATCAGGCCGGTAACGGCTTTGCTCAAATATTTGCTGTACGTCTGCAGTGCGCATTAATTCTTCTACGCTAACATCCGGATTTTTATCCATGTACTGGCGTACAATGTCAAGACCCAGCCAAATGCCTACCCGGCCAGGAGCCTCATTACTGATCTCGAAAGTATTTGGCCGCTCGCCAGTGTACTTTGTTTTCGTGAAGTGATTAGTCTCGTAAAGCAGGTTATTATCTATAAAGTGCTTCCAGATTTGCTCCTTATTGAATTTTACCCCCTCCATTTCTCTTGAGGTGTAGCCCATGAGGGTAG
It contains:
- a CDS encoding RNA polymerase sigma factor, which codes for MGKYNLSDSKLLSLYKNGSESAFEQLVNRHKSKIFTTIILVVKDRYIAEDLLQETFIKAIRTIKSGRYNEEGKFLPWILRIAHNLAIDHFRKAKRYPTIVMEDGSSVFNTLEFSEVSAEDRQVLKDTHAKLRQLIHELPDPQKEVLIMRHYMKMSFQEIADATDVSINTALGRMRYALINLRKKIKHTNIAYDQNFYPE
- the nth gene encoding endonuclease III, with protein sequence MRKKERFDALISYFTESHPEPETELHYENPFQLLVAVVLSAQCTDKRVNIVTPALFRDFPAPEYLAVSSFDELAPYIKSISYPNNKTKHLLGLGKMLVEDFNSEVPATVEELQKLPGVGRKTANVIASVIYNLPTMAVDTHVFRVSKRIGLVTQTAKTPLEVEKQLVRHIPEDLIPKAHHWLILHGRYVCLARKPKCEKCDLTSFCRFYEKKMKAEKLAESLAKDSDRR
- a CDS encoding glycosyltransferase family 4 protein; translated protein: MPSLRILYIHQYFRTPAQGSSSRSWYFTRALADAGHRPVVITAHNEVDYKCVNFEGVEVHYLPVYYDNALSFRKRTAAFLKFVYRSIKLARKLPIPDLAYVLSTPLTTGLIGLFLKKTRRIPFIFDVADLWPRAPIEIGAIRNGHIRRWLYELEGLIYRNAESVVALSPAIKQDICSRFEELNVLMIPNMADLDFFGGREVESHPEGSHPFTIVYFGAAGLANHLEYMLDAAEACKLMSLPVSFWVIAEGGRLQHLKNLCARRDLLSYVSFYDYMAKQELTEKIAAADAVYISFKDLPVLETGSPNKFFDGLAAGKMIITNFQGWIGDLIKSENIGFSYPPGRPEQFAESLKPFIHDRERANECGVRARQLAARAFSRREHTSRFVSLVEKTCQSRSGR